The Alteromonas macleodii ATCC 27126 genome segment CGGTACGTCTAGCGAAGATCGCACTCAAAAAGCGCAACAACTGCTTGATAAACTTGGCCTTTCAAGCAGAAAAGAGCACAAACCCGGAGAGCTTTCAGGTGGCCAACAACAGCGTGTCTCGGTAGCGCGAGCCTTAATTAATGGTGCAGAAGTAATATTAGCCGACGAGCCCACCGGGGCGCTTGACTCGGCCAGCGGAGAGCAGTTACTGGCATTGCTTCGCGAGCTACACGCAGAAGGGGTGACTATTATTCTTATCACCCACGATAGTGCAGTTGCTGAACATGCCGACAGGCAAATACACTTACTTGATGGGAAAATTGTAACAGATACCAAAACCGCTGCGCCTAGCACAAGTGAATCAGTTGAAAAGAATGCGGCTTCAGTGCAGCACGTACATTCTCAAGAGCCCACGCCGGTACCGGCAATCAAACCTTTTCCAAGTATCTCACTTTTTTCAGCCCTATCTATGGCGTTCACTGCCCTTAGAATGAATTGGTTTAGAACCTTGCTCACACTCTTGGGAATTATTATTGGAGTAGCGGCAGTGGTGACCATGATGGCCATCGGTGAGGGAGGTAAACAGCAGGTACTAGAGCGCATTGAAACCATTGGCACGAACCTGATTTCGATTAGGCCGGGTGGACGAAACATGCGCTCATCCGGAGATATTGCATCGCTGACATTAGCAGATGCCACTGCATTGAAAAGTGTTCCGGGTGTGGCTTATGTCGCGCCGGAAAGAAGTGCAAGGGCAACCATCCGATACAGCGAAAATGATTTTTCAGGACGTATTACAGGCACCACACCTGACTACTTTCATGCTAAAGACTGGGAAATGGCGCAGGGCGTGTTTTTCAGCGATGAAGACGTAACAAATTATGCACCTGTGGTGGTAATTGGAGATACGGTAGCAGAGACCCTGTTTGAAGATAAATATCGGGCAGTAGGCGAGTACATCTTGATGCAAAATGCCTTCTATCAGGTCGTAGGTGTACTTCATTCTAAGGGCGCCAGTGCAGGTGGTAACGATATGGATGACGAAGTGCTCATTCCGGTTACAACTGGCCGTTTGAAGGTATTTGGTCGGGATTACTTAAGCAGCATTACCATAAAGGCAGAAAGTACCGAAGTAGCCACTCAGGTAAAAGATGATGTGCTGGCACTGTTGGTAGAACGTCACGGACAAGAAGACGTGATGGTGCGTACCACAGAGTCACTGGTAGAGGCGGTCACGGAAACGCAAGACACGTTAACTTGGCTCTTGGCGTCTGTTGCTGCCATATCTTTGTTTGTTGGCGGTATCGGTGTAATGAATATCATGCTGGTCAACGTATCTGAGCGTAAGAGGGAGATTGGACTACGCATCGCCACAGGCGCAAAACCTCGCGATATCTTGCGCCAGTTCAATATCGAGGCATGGGTAGTGTGTATCTTGGGTGGTATCTTCGGCATTCTTCTGGGCTATTTTGTTGTCCTTATCGTTGCTTCATTCAGTGTGCCTGTCGCCTACACGCTAATGCCGCCCGTTTTGGCTTTTGTCACATCTCTCGCTGTAGGGCTCATTTTTGGTTATGCCCCTGCTCAAAAAGCATCAAAGCTTAATCCCATTGACGCGTTGGCAGAGGAGTAACGCCATGCATTCTTTTTGTTTTTCTGTGCCTCTTGCCGCTCGTTCATTACTGTGCGCGTTCTCTTGTATCGTGCTGACCGCAAGCTGCGCTTATTCACCTTCTACAACGTTGCCCGAAACTGACACGCAGGCGCTACAAAAAGCGAAGTCTGTGGACGCGACTAGTCAAATAACAACATCATGGTGGAAGGTGTTCGAGGTGGCTGAACTTGCGCCCGTTATGAAGAAGCTTGAAAGCCAAAATTTAACCCTTAATCAAGCCGAGCAGAGGGTGAAACGAGCGCAATTTCTCTTAGCACAAGCTAACGCAGGTGACGTTCCGACTATAACGGCGAGGACATCTGGACGCAGTGGAAGAGACCTAGATAGTG includes the following:
- a CDS encoding MacB family efflux pump subunit, which encodes MSLIQLNGVSRRYKTEGFEVTALDNVSLSIDKGEFVAIMGQSGSGKSTLMNILGCLDTPSEGVYRIHGQSVSSLNPDQLSALRLKTFGFVFQRYQLLSSLNATENVALPAIYSGTSSEDRTQKAQQLLDKLGLSSRKEHKPGELSGGQQQRVSVARALINGAEVILADEPTGALDSASGEQLLALLRELHAEGVTIILITHDSAVAEHADRQIHLLDGKIVTDTKTAAPSTSESVEKNAASVQHVHSQEPTPVPAIKPFPSISLFSALSMAFTALRMNWFRTLLTLLGIIIGVAAVVTMMAIGEGGKQQVLERIETIGTNLISIRPGGRNMRSSGDIASLTLADATALKSVPGVAYVAPERSARATIRYSENDFSGRITGTTPDYFHAKDWEMAQGVFFSDEDVTNYAPVVVIGDTVAETLFEDKYRAVGEYILMQNAFYQVVGVLHSKGASAGGNDMDDEVLIPVTTGRLKVFGRDYLSSITIKAESTEVATQVKDDVLALLVERHGQEDVMVRTTESLVEAVTETQDTLTWLLASVAAISLFVGGIGVMNIMLVNVSERKREIGLRIATGAKPRDILRQFNIEAWVVCILGGIFGILLGYFVVLIVASFSVPVAYTLMPPVLAFVTSLAVGLIFGYAPAQKASKLNPIDALAEE